In a single window of the Papaver somniferum cultivar HN1 chromosome 8, ASM357369v1, whole genome shotgun sequence genome:
- the LOC113304905 gene encoding UDP-glucuronate 4-epimerase 3-like codes for MTQLKTHQDGIPSTPGKIKMDRSPYIHRLRWQFSLAKLTFWSCLFLGLILLFFLRSTPSSSSSSYSLSSGTDSTRRSLASTWGGPDWEKRVRDSSKIRSHNGISVLVTGAAGFVGTHVSAALKRRGDGVLGLDNFNDYYDPKLKRSRQARLERSGVFIVEGDINDSALLKKLFDVVAFTHVMHLAAQAGVRYAMQNPGSYVNSNIAGLVSLFEVCKSANPQPSIVWASSSSVYGLNNKVPFSERDRTDQPASLYAATKKAGEEIAHTYNHIYGLSITGLRFFTVYGPWGRPDMAYFFFTRDILKGKPIPIFEGPNHGTVARDFTYVDDIVKGCLGSLDTAEKSTGSGGKKKGPAQLRIFNLGNTSPVPVTTLVSILERLLKKKANRVMLKMPRNGDVQFTHANITLAQTELGYKPTTDLQTGLKKFVRWYLSYYSDSGSKKRSDE; via the coding sequence ATGACACAGCTGAAAACACATCAAGACGGAATACCATCAACACCAGGGAAAATCAAAATGGATAGATCACCATACATTCATCGATTGAGATGGCAATTTTCATTAGCAAAATTAACATTTTGGTCTTGTTTGTTTCTAGGTTTAATCCTACTTTTCTTTTTGAGATCAacaccttcatcttcatcttcatcatactcATTATCGTCAGGAACGGATTCAACTCGTAGATCTCTTGCATCGACATGGGGAGGACCAGATTGGGAGAAACGAGTGCGAGATTCGTCCAAAATACGATCTCACAATGGTATATCTGTACTTGTTACAGGTGCTGCTGGTTTTGTTGGTACTCATGTATCTGCTGCTTTGAAAAGAAGAGGTGATGGTGTATTAGGTCTTGATAATTTCAATGATTATTATGATCCTAAATTGAAAAGATCTCGTCAAGCTAGACTCGAGAGAAGCGGTGTGTTTATCGTTGAAGGTGATATTAATGATTCTGCTCTACTTAAGAAATTATTTGATGTCGTTGCATTTACTCATGTTATGCATCTTGCTGCACAAGCTGGTGTTAGGTATGCTATGCAAAATCCTGGTTCATATGTTAATAGTAATATTGCTGGTTTAGTTAGTTTGTTTGAAGTGTGCAAATCAGCTAATCCACAGCCATCTATTGTATGGGCATCGTCTAGTTCTGTGTATGGATTGAATAATAAAGTACCATTTTCTGAAAGAGATAGAACAGATCAACCTGCTAGTTTATATGCTGCTACAAAGAAAGCAGGTGAAGAGATTGCACATACTTACAATCACATATATGGTTTGTCCATCACTGGGTTGAGGTTTTTTACAGTTTATGGTCCTTGGGGTAGACCTGATATGGCGTACTTCTTTTTCACACGGGATATATTGAAGGGGAAGCCGATTCCGATTTTTGAAGGACCAAATCATGGTACTGTTGCTAGAGATTTTACTTACGTTGATGATATTGTCAAGGGGTGTTTGGGTTCGTTGGATACTGCTGAGAAAAGTACAGGCAGTGGTGGGAAGAAGAAAGGACCTGCTCAATTGAGGATTTTCAATCTGGGGAATACTTCGCCTGTGCCGGTTACAACTCTTGTGAGTATATTGGAGAGACTATTGAAGAAGAAAGCCAACCGGGTTATGTTGAAAATGCCTAGAAATGGAGATGTGCAGTTTACTCATGCGAATATCACGTTGGCTCAGACGGAACTTGGTTATAAACCTACAACAGATTTGCAGACAGGGTTGAAGAAATTTGTCAGGTGGTATCTTAGTTACTACTCTGATTCTGGCAGCAAGAAGAGAAGCGACGAGTGA